A window of Melopsittacus undulatus isolate bMelUnd1 chromosome 10, bMelUnd1.mat.Z, whole genome shotgun sequence genomic DNA:
cagcagtgctgagctctagctccttctcttcctttccaagcCCAACTGCTTCCCGAGCccaaagcagggagcagcacaaAGCTTCCAGCCTGAGTTCACCCCAGCTCACgctgccctggctgcagagcagggatccTGCCTGTCCCATCCAGTTTGCCCCAACAGCATCTCCAACAGCGCCGCAATTCCCATTACAAGGGGGGGGTCTAAAGTACTTTTCAGCCCCTGGTTTAGTCGCAGGGACCCAAGTTCACAAGGCAAGAAAAGCATCACTTACCTAGCAGAGACTCAAAGGCTGCTGACTGTGAAGGGCAGGGATCCAACCATGCTCCCTTTGCCACCCGTCCTGCAGGATTTGGCTTCTTTTATCCCAGTTGTTCCTTATGAGGGGCTCCGGAGCAGCTCGAGCATCTCGATGTGAGCTCTTCTTGAGCTCCTTCCAGAGCAGATGGCTCCGAGCAGATACCATGCAGCACACACCACAGCTTCCTGGGCTGCCGAGGTGGCTGCTGCACCCAATGGGAGGCTGCTTGCTCCCCACCctggctgccagcagcacccacagacGGGCTCTGCAAGAGCATCCTCTGCTTCCCACCGGGCTGGTTTGAGTCCCAGCCCTCTGTCCCCAGGCAATGTGATGGGTCACCACAGATGAGCATTACCTTGCAAATGAGCAATGTCTTATGAGAGGGATTAAATAAACCCCAGCTTTATTCAGCAGGGATGTGAAGTGCCttgggatggaggcagcagctgttcCAGCAGGGCTCTGGTAAGGAAGGCTGTGGGAATCCCAAGGAAGGGTCAAAGCACGACTCAGATAAGACTCAGGGCTGATAGCTCTGAAAGAGGTGATGGTGTTAGTGTCAGAGCACAAAACAAGCCCAAGGAGTTTCTGTgcccagctcagctcagcagtgctgcctCAGTGCGCACTCATGCTAAGCCAGGCACATGAATACTTGTAAGTGAAGGGCACTGAGCAACCCTTGTCAAGCCCTTGAGTTAGGCCCAGTGCAGAGAACCCAAGTTCAGCACAATGAAGATAACACAGCCAATACAGCAAGAAACAGACTGATGCTGATGACTCAGAGCAGCCCACAGCACCTTTCCCATCAGCAGAGTCCATCACAGCAGGATCCAAGAGCTCTCCAGGAGGAAAAAGTCACTCAAAGGTTCCCTCTTGTTCacttctgctgttgctgtttcctTAGGGATGTATTAATGCTGAATCCCACAATTCCCATCCCTTCTCCTTCAGCCTCAGGCTTCCTGGTTAGGCAGCCGGTTGGGGCAGCCCTGGCCAAGCTGACACCTTCACAACAGACAGAGAAGGTGGTACCAAAGGAGCAAAAATTCCCATCAGAAAAATGACTCATGGAATAAAAGGGAATTGATTCCTTAAATTAACGAATAAAATGATCCTTAAGATACAGGCATGAAAttggaaacatttatttcttctaaaagcAATCCCACTGCACCAGGCCCACCAGAAAGAGCCTGATGAAGCCACCATCTCCTCTGGGGCTGCCACCAATGCACAATGGGAACACATCCCTCCTGTCCACACTGCAGGGAAGGGCACTTGCTCCAcctgcccccagcccagcctgaagctctgccacagacagggCTGCACTGCACAGACCCATGTCAGTGCTCAGCCAGGGCCTGGATCTGGGTCCTGAGGGGGGTTAAGGTCCTGTGTCCAGTGAGCCACCTGGGACAGAACTGGGAGGTTTGAAGCTCTGTCACTCTGCTCTTACCCCCCCAGCTTTGGCACTCCACGTATGGAACCACGCGGCTCCCATGCCAAGTCAATGAGGCTACAGCATGTCCTGGGATACTCTTACACCCAAACATGAAACCTGAAGCTTGAGGCAATGAGTGCCCCCCTCCAAGCTGCcagttttctgtgtgttcatTACACTGAAGCTATAAGGAGCTGCTCCCCCTAAAACTGTGCTCTCAGCTCAATCCCATGGCAAAACCTAcaaggcagagagcagctgaAGCCATTGGCCTTTGTTGTTTTcaccttgctctgctctgggaccctgcctctgctctgtgtttgtCAGTTGGCTGCCAACACAAGCCACAGTTGatggcaggatgtggggctttCAAAGCCCCTTCTCAGCTGGTGTGCAGTCAGCAACGTTACCATCCGAGGAGCTACAGGCTCTGcagtgatagcaaagggaagaaGTGTGCAAAGAGAGCAGAGAATCCTGTTTCTTGTGGCCAGCCCTCATGGAAGGCTCAGACCCATTGACTGCTTCCAGGATGTGTGctcctccccttcccagcaATGCTCAGAGCCATCTGGGTTTAGGAATGACTGCTTTCCAGCCCATTTTCCAGGCTGGGCAGCCAGAGgcccagaggagcaggaaggctCCCCCAGGCTCTGAGGCTGTGAGCACCAGGGCTGGCTGGAAGGACAATCCCTGCAGTCAAACACCTCTCTGAGAGACTAGAACTGAGtcatcttcttgtgtgtgtctgctttcttctgctcctgctgcagactGGCTTCCTGGgcctgcagctgccccagctgTCTGTGGGCATTAGCcagcttctccttcagctgAGCTGTAGCAACGCTGTGCCTAGAAGCAAGAAACATAATGGCAAAGTCATCCTGCATGGTAAGATCAAAGGCTTGTCATCATCCCAGGAGGGTTTGCCCTTTCCTCTGGGATGTGCACAAGTGACCGGCTGGAAGCCAGGAAGAACCTGATGCTCAGCACAACCTGGGCTAGAAAACACCCTCCTGGGATGCTCAACAGCATGGCAGAGGTGGGCATGAGAAGGAAAGACTCCAGCACCTTTCCTCTCATCACCACAGCCTCAATGCCAGCCAAAGGACCCCAGACACATCTACCACTGTCCAAGCTGGTCTGAAGCACACGCTGAAgtctctcctcctctttcccttaTGTCTCATCCACACACATCACTTATTCCTCCTATACCTTCTCCCAGTCCCCCCTGCAATCCCAAAGAGGCCGTTCTCCTACCGCCCAATGTTGCGTTCCAGGGCCTGCTGGATTCCTATGATATCCCTCTGTGTTTGCTCGATCTTCTCCACTGTCTGGAGGAGACGGACACTCAGCTCCTTCCTGGTGCTCTTGCTGGCATGGTAGATCTCTTTGCTGGTCCTCCTGGGCACTGccatccctgcagccttctcccCAGAGCCCTTCCCTCGCAGCTTCTCATTCAGGAAGTCAAACACATTGTGGGAAGGCTTCCGGCTGCTTCCCTTTGCTTGGCACTTCCTGGCTTTGCCTGGGTCCAGCTtcccctgcttcctcctctgcagcaccTCCGCACATTGGTCGAGGGACTTCCCTCGAGGCAGCACCACAGCCTGCACAGGCTCCACTCGGCCCTGAGCGTTCTTCCCTAACCCTGAGGAGACACCAGTGATTACAGGCAGTGAGGACATCCCCCTTTGAGCCACCTCCCATCACAAGCTCACATTGACAGTCACAACCAACCCAAGTCAAGGGGAGCTGCAAAGGCCACAGCACAGTGGATGCAGATGCTGTGAGAGGAGCCTTTGATGGCAGAAGATGTGATAAGGCACCCGAGGCTATCAGTCAGGCTGGTTTCTGTCAAACCAGATTCAGCCCCATGTTCTCAGCCTCTCAAGTCAGCTTCTTCAAACTGGTTTGGTTCCTCTGGGaggagcagagacagcagcaagcagcagactGCCCTCCCAAAGCCCCCAAGGCTCAATGCAATTTGTGCAGTGAGAAGCTGGTTGAGCAGGCTCTGGAGTCTGGGTCTAGAGCCAGGAGATGCTTTAACACAGACATCAGAAGCTTCATAGATCAGTTCCCTTCCACCTAAAGCCTTTGAACATCTCCCACAACAGTTCTCATGGTCTTAATCATCAACTTGACCATGGTTCCAAATGCCTCCAATTTCTCTTATTACCATAGAGGGGCTGGTGCACAAATGTGCCTCTATTTCCATTACCTGAATTATCCCTTCTTGCCTCCCAACACAGCTGTGATTCCGCACACAGCTCCAGCCTTATCTCATATCTTAAGCACAGGAAGGTTTTAGCTTCATCCAGAACCTTGGTTTTCTTATCTGGCTTTAGGACCCATGGAGGCAGTCAGGCTCTTGCAGCACCAGGacccctttctttctcccttacCTTTCCCAAACTCATATCCCATCTGAACAAGCAGTTTGGAGCCGATACCACGAGTATGAGCTTCCCAGCCACCGAAGGAGGAGCTGCATGCAGGAGACCATTCCCCATTCTCTGGAACTCTTGAGTCTATCACTGTGGCACAGGAGAGAAGTGGTGAAACATGGAAATGAAGCTGCTATGCAAAACCTTCATTTGGGCATCCTCATGGCATGAAAACCCCTCAGTACACTGCTCTTCTCCTACCCCAGAGCCATTCGGATGCTCCTCCAGCCCTATTTAGTTCCTGCTGAGCTATCACTTTAATGAACATAGCACAGCAAGTCACTTAAATGAGATCTCACTTGATTTAATGCATGCACCACCCCACAGTTCCAGGCAGAACCCTCCAGGAGCCCTtatgcttcttttccttccttccaggaTGCTGATAGAGTGACATACACCATCAGAGTAAACTTTGGCACAGTGGCACATCACACTTATTCTGTGCCTCCAGCTCATGCCTCTGGTATGAGGCTCCTCTAGGCCACAGCGCTAATTCTGTGTCATTAGGATGCAATAATCTCTATGAGGTGACATGTAAATAGCTCCAGGACACACCTTTGTCCCTGTGATGCAACTGTGGCACTGGTACAGGGATGGTGCTGCCTGTTTAATCTCAAAGAAGTCACTTGGGCTCTCTCTGTGTCAGCTTTCAGTTGTGAACCAGGGCATGGCTGCTCCTGCAACCTCATGGGGGCAGTGGAAGGACCAAACACTCACAGTTATTGGGGTCTCTACTCTCATGTAGCTACACAAAGCTCCCAGAGATGAGGAAGTCTCCTCACTCATTAGCTCAACTCAGCCAGGCACATAAGAAGCAGATTCTGAGCCTGGAACTCTGCTTAAAACCCTCTTCTTTCACGTATTGGCAGTTCCCATGGAAACCTCCAACCTTCATTACCCACAGTCCAATAGTTTGCATAAACCAAAGGTTTTAGTTTGCAGTTGTAACATGACAGCTAATTACTGCTCAGCAACATACAAAGAGATGCTTTGCTCTTTCATCAAGACGTGAGACACTTGTAAGGGCAGCTCTAGGAGAGTAATTCCATAGGTCCCAGAGAAAGGCAGACCCAGATCTCAAGCTGTTTTGCTCGCACCTTTAGCATAACCAGAATCATCAACACTGTCTTCATCAGACTCAGCAGCCTCTTCACTTCGCAGCGGGGGAATGACACTGTCTCCTTCCaccacagcttccttgagcaGCAGAGAATCAAACTTCACCGTGTAGTAACCACTGTCGATGTCTATAGGAGGTAAAGCAGGGACAAGAATCCAGTCAGTATCCACAACACAGCTGGCAGAGGGCTTTAAATCCAAGTTAGCTCCAGGGAATGAtatgggagagagggagggccaaagaacatgtgttttaaagaaaatctgttttcctctgtgcttttgtcTGGGAGGAAGAAGCATCCCCTGCAATGAAAAGCTACTTCCACAATGCCTTAAGTGTTGAGACTTAAAGGTTCAGTTCTAATAGTTATGATGGGCTGTTGGAAACTGAATGAGAGAGAAGTTAGACTTGCTCCCCTCTGACCTAACAACAGgcaaagaaagatggaaaggGAGAATTCCCAGGCCAGGAGAAGCTGTATCAGCAGCTGATGGGGAGGGCCAGTCCCTGACTTCTGGTTAAACAACAGGAGATGATTGCAATTCTAACCCAATATGCATGCAAAGCCCTGCACCACCTGCCTGCTCCCTTCCTGGGCACTTAACAGGGACACAGTCATTTCCTTTCCACATTCTGATCTTTATGTCTTCTTTTTGTCTAACATTCTCCTGTTTCCTGGCCTATTCCCTTCCCAAATTTAACAAACTCTGAAGTATTTTCTCAGCTATGTCAAGATTTCCAGTGTAATCCTGCAGTTTTCTGCCATTAACCAAAACAGCCAAGTTCTACATTCATGTAAGCACCAGCCTCTGTCTTCCACATGGAATCCTGCAAGCCCACTCAGACTCACCAGTTATCTTTGCTGCATACCATATCCCATCACTGTGCTTTGCCAGGCAGGATGAGCCCACTTGCAGTGTGCTCAGGTTGGGCTCCTGGAACGGCTGAAGCTCCTCCACAGAGACCACCTGCCCATGGGAAAACCTgcaagggaagggagaagaggaatCATGGACCTCATTGGAGCAGGCTTGAAACAAAAGTGCAAACAAGGTGTCAGGGGTGATGCATCTTCAGTGGCCATTAGGGtatcctggaatggtttgggatggaagggaccttaaagctcctccagctccaacccctgccacaggcagggaccccttccactagagcagctgctccaagcccctgtgtccaacctggccttgagcactgccagggatggggcagccacagcttctctgggcaccctgtgccagcgcctcagcaccctcacagggaacagcttctgcctaatgtctcATCTACATCCCTCctttgtcaggttaaagccattcccccttgtctaaaacccctctccaggtttcctgttggccccttcaggcactgggagctgctctaaggtcagACAGTTATTAATTTTTCACCTTGAACATATTAGTTATGCCATATAACGAAGCAAACATCCCACCCAGAGCATCAGCCTCTCTTTGCTACTGCTGCATCCAGCAGAAAAGCTCACAGGTCCTTTGGGATGAGCAGGATCTCATGGATACACAGGTCTTCAGTCCAGCTCATCAAGCTGCCCAAGGCCTTACCCAAAGAAGACCTGAAGATCTCCACATCTGGAGACCCTCCATGAACACTTGAACTACTGACAGTCAGGCTTTGCTGGGTTAGTTTACAATGCTCAGCTATTAACGTAGCCACTTGATTGGGTGCAGTTGATTCTCCACAGCTTTCCCATGGGATTTCCCACCTCAGCTGAAGCAAACAGCCAAGCTGATGCCCCTGCACCAAAACACACTTTAAAACCATAAAAAGGCCACATTTCCTTAGGTAAAAACAGCCAAATGTGGCACTTCCAGAGCAGGTTTATCCCTCagaacatcatcatcatcaggaCAGAaaccccctcccaccccccttttcccttctttaccGACAGTTCTCTTTGAATCTGCATTTGTCATCCAGGAAGAAGGGACAGGGCTTCAGGGACTTGTGGGTTGGGTACAGGTAAAGCACTCGCACCCCTGCGCTGCCATCCTCCAACTCCTCTGTCCCCACAATCATGGCGTTGTGGTACTCCAGCGTCCCCCAGGAGCTGTAGTAGGGTGCTTTAACCTTCATCCCACTCaatccctcctcctcctcgtcctcctcttcctctctgtccGACTCCTTCTCCTCTTCACTGTGTTTTGATTCATCTCTGTCATCAGTTTCCTCCCCCCTCTTTGATGACCTCTCACTGTTATCACCCGAAGCCTTCTCATCCCTCCCGATCTCAGCAATGGCTTCTTTAAAGGCAGCATACTCCTCATCCTGTGCAGACGTGTCCGGGCTGGTGCCCTGCTCCAGGAGCCCTCctgggctggaggaggcagTGTTTGTATCCAGTGTAGCCAGGAGCTTGCTCTTTCTGACAGACACCAGGCTGGCCTCGGTCAGCTCTATCAGCTGCTTTAAATCCTCCTGTAACTGAACCAAGTCCGACTGCTGGGCCGGGTCCAGGCCTGCGCCCAGCGCCAGCTCCACCTGCTGCAGTTGGGCATTGTAGGTTTGAATCGCTGCTTCCAGGCTCTCTTCATCCATGATCAGCAAAACAAAGGCGTGTTTAACTGTGTCCTTTAGGGGAACTTAGCACGTACCCGAAGTGACTTAAACCCAGCTCCTTTCCGGGTACCAAACCCGTGTCCGCAGAAGCCACCATCCGAAGATGCTCCTGAAGCAAAGAGGCAATGAAAGGCGATGAGACCGGGGCCTCCCCCCTCAGCTCCCCTTCCCTACCGCACCGCCGCCATGACACCCCGATCACCTCCTCTTCCGGCTTCTCTCTGCCTCGGTGCTTCCGCCCCGGGGCCTCCCGAGGCATTCTGGGAGTTGTAGTCCTCTTCCCATAGCCACCAACGCTCCCGGCCGGCACCAGAACTACATTTCCCAGAGTTCCCCGCGGGgcatggcggcggcggccggtGCTGATGGCGAGCACTGAGGAGCGGGGTGGCGGACGGAGTCTCCGGTCTCTGGTGAGGACCTGCGGGGTTCGGGCTCCGTTCTTCGGTCCTCGGGGGCCTCAGGGCCGCGGATGGGCTCGGGGCTGGGCTCTGAGGCGCTGCCCTGGGCCGTGACGGGGCAATGGCGCTGAGGGCCCGTTCCCCCCGTCGGGCCTGGGGGTGTCTCCGGATCGGGCTGGAGCTGGGCGGTAGATGGGCCCGTCGGGGGTAACTGAGCGGCCCCAAAGGGGAGCGGACGGGGGTGTCCCCGGTCTGTGATCTTGGTGCCTACCAAAGGGCATCCCTGAGGTGCCCCGGCCTCATCCCCAGTGCCCAGCCCCAGAATCCCTCACCTGTGGGCTGGAACCGCTGTATTTCCCCCTTAGGGACCGGCGTTTGACTCCAGAGTGAGTATTTATCTGCACACCTGCTCGCAGACAGTTGCCTTGCACCGTCTTTGCCTCGAGGTTCCGTTAGTATTTAAGCAGAAGGGTTGTTGCAATGTTGTGTGAGTCAGATGCAGCCCTTGGTACCCGTGCTTCTTCCTGCATCTTTCAAGTGTTATCATAGAAGATGGGCTGGAAACCCAAcgcatccagctccaacccctgccatgacagggaccccttccactggagcagctgctccaagcccctgtgtccaacctggccttgagcactgccagggatggggcagccacagctc
This region includes:
- the ZGPAT gene encoding zinc finger CCCH-type with G patch domain-containing protein — protein: MDEESLEAAIQTYNAQLQQVELALGAGLDPAQQSDLVQLQEDLKQLIELTEASLVSVRKSKLLATLDTNTASSSPGGLLEQGTSPDTSAQDEEYAAFKEAIAEIGRDEKASGDNSERSSKRGEETDDRDESKHSEEEKESDREEEEDEEEEGLSGMKVKAPYYSSWGTLEYHNAMIVGTEELEDGSAGVRVLYLYPTHKSLKPCPFFLDDKCRFKENCRFSHGQVVSVEELQPFQEPNLSTLQVGSSCLAKHSDGIWYAAKITDIDSGYYTVKFDSLLLKEAVVEGDSVIPPLRSEEAAESDEDSVDDSGYAKVIDSRVPENGEWSPACSSSFGGWEAHTRGIGSKLLVQMGYEFGKGLGKNAQGRVEPVQAVVLPRGKSLDQCAEVLQRRKQGKLDPGKARKCQAKGSSRKPSHNVFDFLNEKLRGKGSGEKAAGMAVPRRTSKEIYHASKSTRKELSVRLLQTVEKIEQTQRDIIGIQQALERNIGRHSVATAQLKEKLANAHRQLGQLQAQEASLQQEQKKADTHKKMTQF